The following coding sequences lie in one Nitrospiria bacterium genomic window:
- a CDS encoding transposase, translated as MARANRHYILHCVWHITHRCHKKEFLLKFDKDKKCWICWLSEAKRRYGLRVLNYVVTSNHIHLLVLDSGEDVIRTSLQLIAGQTAQEFNQRKKRKGAFWEDRYHATAVDSEAHLERCMIYMDLNMVRAWVVSDPVDWPYGGYREIQNPPIRYGRIDREALMQLCGIADEEKLKKTHRQWIEEGLKKSSGKREGCWTESVAMGNEKFVRKIQEQLGYRGKGRRIQEGEVGSEIRESVSSYSPLFGGEKSVLSSENAYFFDA; from the coding sequence ATGGCCAGAGCCAACCGACATTATATCCTTCACTGTGTCTGGCACATCACCCACCGGTGCCATAAAAAAGAATTTCTTCTCAAATTTGACAAGGATAAAAAATGCTGGATCTGCTGGCTGTCTGAAGCAAAGAGACGATACGGTCTTCGGGTTCTCAATTATGTTGTCACCTCGAACCACATCCATCTGTTGGTTTTAGATAGCGGAGAAGACGTCATTCGAACCAGCCTCCAGCTCATTGCCGGTCAAACTGCCCAAGAATTTAATCAACGAAAAAAGCGCAAGGGAGCATTCTGGGAGGATCGCTATCATGCAACTGCAGTGGATAGCGAAGCGCATTTAGAACGGTGCATGATTTACATGGACCTGAACATGGTCCGTGCGTGGGTAGTCAGTGATCCGGTGGATTGGCCCTATGGGGGATATCGGGAAATCCAGAATCCTCCCATCCGTTACGGCAGGATTGATCGTGAAGCTTTGATGCAGTTGTGCGGAATTGCTGATGAAGAAAAACTCAAGAAGACCCATCGGCAATGGATAGAAGAGGGGTTGAAAAAGAGTAGCGGGAAACGGGAGGGCTGTTGGACGGAGAGTGTAGCAATGGGAAATGAAAAATTTGTGAGGAAGATTCAGGAACAGTTGGGGTACCGTGGGAAAGGAAGGAGGATACAAGAAGGTGAAGTAGGTTCTGAAATTCGGGAGTCGGTTTCCTCTTACAGCCCTCTTTTTGGGGGTGAAAAGAGTGTTCTAAGCTCCGAAAACGCCTATTTTTTTGATGCTTAA
- a CDS encoding type II toxin-antitoxin system mRNA interferase toxin, RelE/StbE family codes for MWAIYEHRRVSKQLNSIPNDVLKRYEKWKDIVTISGPQGLLKIKGLRDESLRGEWKGHRSSRLNQQYRVIYKVEKDKVLVEVVSVTPHDYRRK; via the coding sequence ATGTGGGCTATATATGAACATAGGCGCGTTTCCAAACAACTCAATTCAATACCAAACGATGTACTAAAAAGGTATGAAAAATGGAAGGATATCGTGACCATCTCCGGTCCTCAGGGATTACTTAAAATCAAAGGGTTACGTGATGAATCATTAAGGGGAGAGTGGAAAGGTCATAGATCATCCCGTTTAAATCAACAATATAGAGTTATTTATAAAGTCGAGAAGGATAAGGTTCTCGTGGAAGTTGTAAGTGTCACGCCTCACGATTATCGGAGGAAATAG
- a CDS encoding helix-turn-helix transcriptional regulator — protein MKDYSKAKKRIDVSVGESVRIMRELQELSQNELAELTGIPQSTISAIENDRVQLGIERAKVLARALNCHPAVLVFPGWDVEHESAA, from the coding sequence ATGAAAGATTATTCCAAAGCCAAAAAACGCATAGATGTCTCCGTAGGAGAATCGGTTAGAATCATGCGTGAGCTACAGGAACTCAGCCAAAATGAACTGGCCGAGTTAACAGGCATTCCACAGTCAACAATTTCCGCTATTGAAAATGATCGTGTTCAACTTGGGATTGAGAGAGCCAAGGTATTAGCCAGAGCACTTAATTGCCATCCAGCTGTGCTTGTATTCCCTGGATGGGATGTCGAACATGAATCAGCCGCATAA
- a CDS encoding MATE family efflux transporter, with the protein MFYPTRKKGRGQIRRSMVSLALPVVLSSFLQRSVSVIDIFLVGGLGASAIAAVGISQLMVFFAMAAIWGLSLGTTVVAQAWGAKDFQMARQAAFQSMVIGIGMGLVIGFSGFWGGRFGLSFFGVTPEVSLLSEGYLKIIFPIFIFKVLVNVQTGIFHGIGDTKTPLVIVTLINILHVGFAFPLIYGYGGVPQLGVKGAAIAIGLSEGMGSLLMFALMVRKGYLQKGPLHPTLIRKIIRVGFPVLVDRIIQNSGQMVYAKLVILYGTAAYAAHQVGLAIEALSYMPGHGFSTAASTAVGQSIGASKYQKAKMENWETNRLAIFVMAGMGFLFFFFPYLLLRAFTDDPEVIKLGTFFLKVVALIQIPLAITMVLSGSLKGAGDTSYILLVTIIGMWVIRLPLSYFFSVHLHLEILYLWGTMIIDWFTRMTLLIGRYRSERWQEIRL; encoded by the coding sequence ATGTTTTATCCAACCCGAAAAAAAGGAAGAGGGCAAATCCGGCGCTCTATGGTCTCCCTGGCCCTCCCGGTGGTTTTAAGCAGTTTCCTTCAACGATCGGTTAGCGTTATTGATATTTTTTTGGTAGGAGGGCTCGGTGCCTCTGCCATTGCCGCCGTGGGGATTAGCCAGCTGATGGTTTTTTTTGCGATGGCTGCGATCTGGGGTTTATCCCTCGGGACAACGGTGGTGGCCCAAGCATGGGGAGCCAAAGATTTTCAGATGGCAAGACAGGCTGCATTCCAATCTATGGTGATCGGAATCGGAATGGGTTTGGTTATCGGTTTTTCCGGTTTTTGGGGCGGTCGTTTTGGGCTCTCCTTTTTCGGTGTCACCCCGGAAGTGTCTCTTTTAAGTGAAGGTTATTTAAAAATTATTTTCCCGATTTTTATTTTTAAGGTTTTGGTGAATGTTCAAACAGGAATTTTTCACGGAATTGGAGATACCAAAACCCCACTGGTTATCGTTACCCTTATTAATATTTTACATGTTGGATTTGCGTTCCCATTGATTTATGGATATGGGGGCGTCCCCCAGCTGGGTGTGAAGGGTGCCGCCATCGCTATCGGTTTATCGGAGGGGATGGGTTCCCTGCTTATGTTCGCCCTCATGGTGCGAAAGGGATATCTCCAAAAGGGTCCTCTTCATCCAACGTTGATCCGGAAGATAATCCGGGTTGGATTTCCCGTTTTAGTGGATCGAATCATTCAAAATTCCGGTCAAATGGTTTATGCGAAACTGGTCATCCTTTACGGAACCGCCGCCTATGCGGCTCATCAGGTGGGATTGGCCATTGAAGCCCTTTCCTATATGCCGGGGCATGGTTTTTCCACCGCGGCTTCCACCGCAGTTGGACAAAGTATTGGGGCCAGCAAATACCAAAAAGCGAAAATGGAGAATTGGGAGACCAATCGCCTGGCCATTTTTGTGATGGCAGGGATGGGTTTTCTCTTTTTTTTCTTTCCGTACCTGCTTCTTCGTGCTTTTACGGATGATCCGGAGGTGATCAAATTAGGAACCTTTTTCCTCAAAGTGGTGGCCTTGATTCAAATCCCTTTAGCCATTACCATGGTCCTTTCTGGATCATTAAAAGGGGCGGGGGACACCTCTTACATTCTTCTGGTGACCATTATCGGAATGTGGGTCATCCGCTTGCCCTTATCGTACTTTTTTTCCGTTCACCTTCATCTTGAGATTCTCTATTTGTGGGGGACCATGATCATCGATTGGTTTACCCGAATGACGCTCCTGATCGGGCGATACCGGTCAGAGCGCTGGCAGGAGATCCGTTTATGA
- a CDS encoding DUF3465 domain-containing protein, with protein MKKFPRKIFRAYLFISSVLFLMVCLPAKGLSESKEETQSPVKEAYLKQYSNIFLKAEGEVAKILLDDTKGTPHQRFIIITQEGQTILIIHNLNLAPRVPVKHGLKLRVYGEYEWNPKGGVIHKTHDSRRKGDPHGWVEIVDSGKRFQ; from the coding sequence ATGAAAAAGTTCCCCCGAAAAATTTTCCGCGCTTACCTTTTTATCAGCAGTGTTTTATTTTTAATGGTTTGCCTTCCCGCCAAGGGGTTATCCGAATCAAAGGAGGAAACCCAGTCTCCCGTAAAAGAGGCTTATCTCAAACAGTACTCCAACATTTTTCTGAAAGCAGAAGGGGAGGTGGCAAAAATTCTTTTGGATGATACGAAGGGAACTCCTCATCAACGGTTTATTATCATCACACAAGAGGGGCAGACCATTCTCATTATCCATAACCTCAATCTAGCCCCACGGGTTCCGGTGAAGCATGGATTGAAACTTCGTGTTTACGGGGAATACGAATGGAATCCAAAAGGAGGGGTGATTCATAAGACCCACGATTCCAGACGAAAAGGGGATCCCCACGGATGGGTAGAGATTGTTGATTCGGGGAAGCGGTTTCAATGA
- a CDS encoding 2Fe-2S iron-sulfur cluster-binding protein produces MGGENPYISKADIQLPKKGYKITFVGIEIGPDKTVAVDPEKIPYGPTGQPGSLLDIALNSGVEIEHSCGGVVACSTCHVLVKEGLDTCNEATDDELDQLDEAPGITLQSRLACQCVPNGTQDLVVEIPSWNKNLVKEGH; encoded by the coding sequence ATGGGTGGGGAAAATCCATATATTTCAAAGGCCGATATTCAGTTACCCAAAAAGGGTTATAAGATAACCTTTGTAGGGATTGAAATCGGGCCCGATAAAACCGTGGCGGTTGATCCGGAAAAAATTCCCTATGGCCCCACAGGTCAACCCGGAAGCCTTTTGGATATTGCCCTCAATTCCGGGGTTGAAATAGAGCATTCCTGCGGGGGGGTTGTGGCCTGCTCTACCTGCCATGTATTGGTCAAAGAAGGTTTAGACACCTGCAACGAGGCCACGGATGATGAGCTGGACCAGTTGGATGAAGCCCCTGGAATTACCTTGCAGTCCCGTTTGGCCTGCCAGTGTGTTCCCAATGGAACACAGGATTTGGTGGTTGAAATTCCCTCCTGGAATAAAAATCTGGTCAAAGAAGGGCATTGA
- a CDS encoding VCBS repeat-containing protein has translation MKINSLKKIYLLALSAFFFGACGGGGNGDGGGNPGPNPIFQAAVTYVTGAKPEAVTSGDFDGDGNQDIAVANDVGDSVTILLGDGDGPFSSSVTVPLAIANSCPVAIARGNFLGDNIDDIAVVSFSTDKVSIINGDGNRNFIENNTFSVGSAPQGISVADFDGKLGDDIAVVNFGEDTVSVLLGNDIGTFAPQPKIQSENFKGPFGITAGDFNSISNTLVDLAVVNQANNSVVNLIGSDTVRGSFTPSSSDPVGNSPSAIASGDFDNDGKLDVVVANTQDIPDPTVSILWGDGNGSFSSPTKEFTMGKPFSVDTGDLDQDGNLDIAVANQGDNSISILMGRGDRTFEPQKTFPTETAPSSVILRDFNKDGKLDMAVANSGSDTVSVFLNGL, from the coding sequence ATGAAAATCAATAGTTTAAAGAAAATTTATCTTCTTGCCCTCAGCGCCTTTTTTTTCGGAGCTTGTGGCGGAGGAGGAAATGGTGATGGAGGGGGCAACCCGGGCCCAAACCCGATTTTCCAGGCTGCGGTGACCTATGTAACCGGGGCAAAACCTGAAGCGGTGACCTCCGGAGATTTTGACGGGGATGGAAACCAGGATATTGCCGTTGCCAACGATGTTGGAGATTCTGTTACTATCCTTTTAGGAGATGGAGATGGGCCATTTTCTTCATCGGTTACCGTTCCCCTTGCCATAGCTAATTCTTGCCCGGTTGCAATTGCAAGAGGGAACTTCCTTGGGGATAATATCGATGATATTGCTGTTGTTAGTTTTTCCACCGACAAAGTTTCCATTATTAATGGTGATGGTAATAGAAATTTTATAGAGAATAATACCTTTTCCGTGGGGTCCGCCCCTCAAGGGATTTCCGTTGCGGATTTTGACGGAAAGCTTGGTGATGATATTGCGGTGGTAAACTTTGGCGAGGATACCGTTTCAGTCTTGCTAGGAAATGATATTGGTACCTTTGCTCCCCAACCAAAAATTCAATCTGAAAATTTTAAGGGTCCTTTTGGGATTACAGCGGGTGATTTTAATTCCATTTCCAATACCCTTGTAGACCTTGCGGTGGTCAATCAGGCGAATAATTCAGTCGTTAACCTTATAGGGAGTGATACGGTTCGAGGCAGCTTTACTCCTTCCTCCTCAGATCCGGTTGGAAATAGCCCGAGTGCGATTGCGAGCGGGGATTTTGATAATGATGGAAAGTTGGATGTGGTTGTAGCAAATACACAAGATATTCCCGATCCAACCGTTTCTATTTTATGGGGCGATGGAAATGGTTCCTTTTCATCTCCAACCAAAGAATTTACCATGGGTAAACCCTTCTCAGTAGATACGGGTGATCTGGATCAGGATGGAAATTTGGATATTGCCGTTGCCAATCAAGGGGACAATAGCATCTCAATTCTCATGGGCCGGGGTGATCGAACCTTTGAGCCCCAAAAAACCTTTCCAACGGAAACAGCTCCTTCCTCCGTGATTCTCCGGGATTTTAACAAAGACGGTAAATTAGACATGGCCGTTGCCAACTCCGGCAGTGACACTGTCTCTGTCTTCCTCAACGGGTTGTAG